The genomic window tctctctctcgtaatatttctctctctctctctctctctctctctctctctctctctctctctctctctctctctctctctctctctctctcgcccatatTGACAAAAGCGGGATTGCCCACTTGAAAATACAAGCTtgagtgtaattgtgtgtgtataagttgcagacttccccctcccccccagacagAATGTAGGTTAAAAGTGGGCGGTCcactcaaagagagagagagagagagagcgagagagagaaaatagttgaaTGCACTCTAATTCAATGTTCAAAAcaataaccctaacctttaACCCCAAATGCTAACTGTGAACCATAAATTAACGCTAACCTAATACTTCGCAACAATCACATCTAATTTCTCAGGTACCGTTCTGAGTAAAAGCACGTTTGTCAAAAGAAGAATCACATGAAAGCCCCTCCATAATAATATTCACAACCAACCTACACATTGATGTCAATAAAAGTTAAAATTCCCACCTCATTGGACCTGACCCAGTATTAGAGCCAACACTAGTTCTGACCAGCTCTGAATAGTTTCTGCTCATACATCAAGTGGTCAAAACAACACCAGaggatggtaaatggactgcatttatatagcccttttatccaaagcacttCACAATTTTGCCTGACTTTCACcccttcatgcacacattctcacaccgacagcggagtcaaccatgccaggcaacagccagctcgtcggaggcagtcagggtgaggtgccttgctcagggacactttgatcctcagctgggaggagctggggatcgaactagcaaccttgcggctACCAGCCAACCCCGCTCTACCTGCTGAGCTACTGCCGCTCTGAGGAGGTTGAAAACTCAGAGATAAATCAGACCCTAAAGGCGCGACATCTTTACCACGCAATCCTCACCGATATGCACGTTAGGATTCCCTTCGTTCCAGAGTTGCTTCTTGAACCAATTCCGGAGTGCAAAACGGATTGCGTGATTCAACTGCTTTCTGTAATAAATAGTTTTCCTACATTCATCCTCTGAGTCTTACCTTCATCAAAGAAGAACACCACCACTTCAACGAGATGAAACATACTCAAATAAGTGAAATTTTTCCACGACACCTGGTGTTCTAtcagtatctgtgtgtgggtgtgggtctaTATAGGTCTGGTGTTATAtctctacctgtgtgtctctatagGGCTGGTGCTGTCCTTCTACCTGTTCTATCTCTATCTGTGGGTCTTTATAGAGCTGGTGCTGTCCTTCTACCTGTTCTATCtccatctgtgtgtctctatagGTCTACTGCTGTCCTTCTACCTGGTGTTttacctccatctctctctgtgtgtctctatagGGCTGATTCTGTCCTTCTACCTGGTGTTTTACCTCTTCCTGGCTGGGATGTTTGTGTTCACCATGTACGTCATGCTGCTGACGCTCGACGACTTCACGCCCACAAACCAGGACCGCCTCGTGACCCcaggtacacaaacaaacacacgcacgcacgcacacacacacacacacacacacacacacacacacacacacacacacacacacacacacacacacacacacacagacacagacacagacacagacacacacacacacacacacacacacacagagacagacacacacacacagagacacacacacacacacagacaaacatcaacgcacaaacacacatacaaatactcACGCATCCTCACACCGACGGTTGATGATTGGTTGATGACTGGTGGATGACTGGTTGCTGATTGGTGGTTTGGGTCGACAGGGTTAATGATTCGTCCTCGAGGAGAGCTGCTTGAACTCCGCTTCTCTCCTGAGAACACAGAGACGTGGGACGCACACGCCCAGAGCCTCGACACCTTCCTGGAAcgtaagaaacacacacacacacacacacacacacacacacacacacacacacacacacacacacacacacacacacacacacacacacacacacacacacacacacacacacacacacacacataccgtcACAGAGCATAGTTCTGCTAAAGAAGTGCTCATGGGAAGATACAACGCCACTAGGTCGCATATACAAGGCAAACACACCATCTGTCTGTTGAACAGGCTGGTGGCATGGAGAACACGGAGTGAACCATAACTCCAGTGCCAATCGACAGCAGGGCTGGCAGGTTAAAGCCAACTTGGCATGCATTGGGTaccaggggagggaggagagaacagGAGTAATTTGACCACATTTCTTTTCGGTTCAGGTTAGGAATCGAGCTGAGGGGTTCTCGCTGAAATTCAGTAAACCGGAGAACAGCACGTAACAATATCTAATGTAGACGATATATAAACGAGTGGATGAGTGTCAGCTAAAATTGGTTGGATTCAAGCAACGTTTCTAAGATGGGAAATGCAGTTCTGGCGATACTGTTACGCAATATTTTTGGGAGATTGCGTGACATTTACAAATTGTCTCCGTTGTTTCTTCAGGCTGATGATTATCCGCTCTATTTTTCTCTGTGTTGAGCCTCAAATAGTTTTGGGACATCCATCCTTTAATTGCAGTCAGTCAAGAAACAACCGTCTGGGTGTCGAGGGGGTCGTTACGATCCAATAGGAAAGCTGTTTTGAGTTTTGTCCACGTAACAGTGAAAGCTAATTCCATAGCCGCAAATAACATCACCTTGACCGGAGCATGGAGATTGCAAAGGTCAGTGGACCAAGGACCCACCCTTGATGGAGACCAAAGCTTAGGTTGCAGTCTTTTGATTTAGATTCTTCACATAGAACAAATGGGTTCAATCTATGATGCAAGATCTAATCAGAGAAGAGCCGTCTCTGATGCCCGCATAAGTTTTTGAGACAATCAAGAAAAGATGGCTAGGGTAAATAGTGTTTAAGTCGTCAGTGAGGTCAGGTGTAATTGTAACCCTCTGGGAGCTTGCAtcgcatttctctctctctgtctgactgtctctctggtgctctctctcccagcgTACAACGACATCTATCAGGCTCAGACCAACGATGATTGTGTGCCCGACCAGTTCTTCATTCAAGAGGACAGTGCGGAGGTCAGTCTGTCTCACTGTGTCTTACCTGTCTCTATCACTAGATccaacctgtctctctctagatcTAACCTTTGTCTCTCCCaatatcctccctctctctctttaggtcTAATCTGCCCTTCTCTTTAGATctaccctgtctctctctaggactaacctgtctctctctttgggtCTTACCTGTCTCTTTCTTGCTTTAACCTGTCGGTCTCTCTAGGACTAACCAGTCTATCTCTTAAGATCGAACCTGTCTCTTTCGCTAGTATCTAACCGGTCAGACGCTCTaacccatctgtctgtctgggtccaacctgtctgtctcactagCCTGTCGGTCTCTCAAGGTCAaacctctctgtttctctaacCTGTCTGTATATCTAGTTCTTATCTGTCTCTCCCGTGGGTTACCTGTCTAACCTGCCCTCCAATCTCCTGTCTCTCGatgtctcgctctctgtatATCCAACCAGGCGGTTTGTGTATCTCTAACCGACCTTTCTCTCCAAGTCGTCTCTTTCTCTGGAtctaacctgtctgtctctctaacctGTCCCTTTCTTAAATTGATTATATTTAGAAGGGACCACGTACAGTTTAAAACAGACCTGTCAACATTTGATGCAGCGTACGTCAATAGCTTTAAGTCTGTTTGCATCTCTGGTCCCTCGGCAGGTCttaacagacaaagagagaaaggacaataaaaaacaagaccGAACACAGAGACGAACAAAATTTAACACAGACGGCACGCAATACCCAGCTACACACAACAGCCACACACTATATCCGACCACTAATCATGGCTCCACCGATAAGCGGTCAGATATTGTGTGTTTGGCTTTTACAGAAAAGCTGATGACCCAAATGCAGTACAGCAAAATGGTATGGTACAGTCACTATGGAGAATGTTCTTGAGGATTTAGTAGAATTTACTGAGCGCGTAAACACAAATCCACAAAGGAGGGGCCAAACCGTTCGAAATGATGTGAACACGGTCTCCAGGgctaacctgtctgtctctctaatcCGTCTGTCTTTCTAGGTCAGGAACCATCCGAAGCGCTCCTGTCAGTTTAATCGCACTGTGCTGGAGGAATGTTCCGGGCTCCAAGATCGTTCCTATGGTTACCAGAGTGGTCAGCCCTGTGTCCTCATCAAACTCAACCGGGTAAAACCCTCTAACCCTTAGCCTCagactctctaaccctaacccctcttGCCATAATATTTTTGTGAGGATTTGTTAACCaaatttgttgttgtgtttccgtccgtctgactgtctgtccatCGGTTGCCTAGGTGATTGGAATGTTACCAGGGAAGGAGGGCCTGTCACCCTACGTTACCTGTGCTTCAAAGGTGgaccaatatatatattctaatcCATTCATGTGTTCATATCATTAAACCCCTTCATTTGTGACTATCTTCAAACCTCTTCATGTGTTTGTTTCATCTAACCCCTTCATGTGTTCATATCATCTAACCCATACAGTACATGTGTTTATATCTTCTAATTCCTTTATGTGTTCACACCATCTAACCCTTTAATGTGTTCTTATCATCTATCCCCTAGATGTCTCATACCACCTAACCCCTTCATATCTTTATACCTTCCAACCCCCTCTATGTGTTCATATCTTCTAAACAGTTTGTGTCTTCATATCACCTAACAGCTAACCCCTTCATGTGTTCCTATCATCCAACCCCTTCATAGCTTCGTACCATCTAACCCCGTCCAGTTAACAAAgtgggagaagaggaagggtaAGGAAAGGTGAAATACAGATCTTAGAAAAGACTGTTGAGCCACGGAACGCACAACATTTAGCTGTCTGCTAGCGcagatgttgtttgtgttagcCAGATGTGCGGGCTCATGGATTCTACCGCAAATACCAATTCCACCCCCGAGCATTCAATTATAAGGAGGTTGATACAAAGGTTGTTGTGGGGAAAATTGTGTTTTTGAAATAAATGGTTGGCACAAACGGTTTGTTTTGCTCCTGAAAACACAGATGGTCTTACAAGACAAATATATGGGTCCGACTATTGCCTGGAACACGAGCAGTCAGGCACCATAGCTGACAAACATATCATCCGATTTACCGATGCACTTCAGAAACAAGAGATAGAGGCGATTCATTAGTATTTTAAGTAGGAGTAGTTTAGGTGTGTGTAATTATGAATgctgtgtatataaatatatattttgttgtttcAGAAAGAAGATGTAAATCTCGGACAGCTTGCATATTTTCCTTCCAATGCAGCTTTCAACTTGATGTACTACCCCTACTACGGCAAGAGagcccaggtacacacacacactcaacaaacacacaccatacatgcgtgcacacacgcaagcacacacacacctgatgtaCTACCCCTACTATGGCAAAAGagccaaggtacacacacacattacacacgcacgcacgtacgcacgcacacgcgcacgcacacgcgcacgcacacgcacacacacatagacacacacacaaccgatgTAATACCCCCCTACTATGGCAAGAGagcctactcacacacacacacacacacacacacacacacaagcacacgcacacacaaacattgggTTTGGTTGGGTGTACTCTCTAAGATGAATTTGagatattatattgatatacaGTTTGACATTTCCTGGACTAATCTTCAGTAGGTTAGGTGAATACATCCCTCTGTGATGACCTGGAGTTACACATCAATAAATAATGTTCTCGACCCCTTTAAggataattttatttttttaactttttatttactttatttcttTACCTTAccttattgtattttaattttagGTAGGCATCCTTTATAAGCCCTTTGGGGTTTCTTTTGTCCCACCCGTGCatttatgcatgtgtatgttcatCTTTTTGCCACTTTAATCTTGTTCATctgcacaaataaaaacaaactaaactaaacgatcttatctgtgtgtgcgtgtgtgtgtgtctctgtaggtGAACTACACACAGCCCTTGGTGGCAGTGAAGTTCATGAACCTGACGATGAACCAGGATGTGGCGGTGGAGTGTGTGGTGGTCTCCAACACCATTGCCCCGGGAGCCGAGAGAGACAAGTTTGCCGGCCGAGTTTCCTTCAAACTGAGAGTTAGCGACCAGTAGAACACAACCATCCacacccccactcacacacacatgcacacagacacacacccacacgtgcacacgcactcacccacacacacacacacacacacacccaaccacccacacatacacatacccacacccagcgacaccccccccacccacacacacacacacacacacacaccacccacccccccccacacacagacacataaacacccacaccgccaccccccccacacacacaaacacacaaatgcacacacccacacatgcacacgcacacacacaaacacagatgtgtGACCTTGTGAACTTGAACTGTCCTTAGTAAGACACACATTTATCGATCCAGACCAATCCTCTGCACTTCCTGGTTGGAGAGCCCAttagccaatcacatggctgtTGATAGCCCTGTGCCAATCTTGTTCTTGATCCTTTTTCTGGATTTGTTGTTCTATCCTCAATGTAAGATgtgttttggaaaataaaaaatta from Gadus morhua chromosome 17, gadMor3.0, whole genome shotgun sequence includes these protein-coding regions:
- the atp1b2a gene encoding sodium/potassium-transporting ATPase subunit beta-2a → MSGKDEQQKDAGGWDYIWNPRTNEFLGRTAKSWGLILSFYLVFYLFLAGMFVFTMYVMLLTLDDFTPTNQDRLVTPGLMIRPRGELLELRFSPENTETWDAHAQSLDTFLEPYNDIYQAQTNDDCVPDQFFIQEDSAEVRNHPKRSCQFNRTVLEECSGLQDRSYGYQSGQPCVLIKLNRVIGMLPGKEGLSPYVTCASKKEDVNLGQLAYFPSNAAFNLMYYPYYGKRAQVNYTQPLVAVKFMNLTMNQDVAVECVVVSNTIAPGAERDKFAGRVSFKLRVSDQ